In Shewanella sp. MR-4, the genomic stretch TCAACCAAGCGGCACCAAGCTGCACCGCATTTTCAGGTATTAGCTTAGTCGCAAGTAAAATCAGTAAGATACCTAAACCTAAAACACTACCTGGCACAGGTAAATGCGCCCAAGTGGCTAACCAATGGCAGGCTAAAGACAATAAACAAAAGAGGCCAATTTGAGTTAACAATAAAGCCCCATGACGGCATCGACGTATTGCGGCTTGTAGGAAAGACATGCGGTTTCTCGATTTACACCAAAGTTGCTATGGGAATATTTTAGGCTTGCCTTTTCAATAAAAAAAATGAATATTAAGCATGTAATCCATGAATTTTAAGAATGTATTATCGAGGCGAGAATGGATCTTAAAGTGCTGCGTTATTTTATCGAGATCATCGATGCCGGCGGTTTTGGTAAGGCCAGCGAAAAGGTTCACCTCACCCAACCCGCCCTCTCCAAGGCGCTGCGCCAATTAGAGGAAGAACTCGATTTGGTACTACTCGAGCGCGGCAAGCGTGGCACTCAGGTTAAGCTTACCCAAGCGGGAGAAGTGGTCTATCGCCATGGAAAGGAGTTGCTCGCTGGGCGACAACGCATGCTGGCCGAACTCAGTGCCCAGCGCAGTTTAACCGCAGGCGAATTGAA encodes the following:
- a CDS encoding CidA/LrgA family protein, translating into MSFLQAAIRRCRHGALLLTQIGLFCLLSLACHWLATWAHLPVPGSVLGLGILLILLATKLIPENAVQLGAAWLIGELLLFFIPPVISVIKYEGLFEQYGVNILFTLVMGSVCVMVGTGFVVDRVFRFERQLNIKKHARRHAKAA